The sequence ATGAGATGTGTACGCTGCACACGTTCCATTTTTTCCAGATCGTATGCGGACAAAATATTCAACATATCCACCAACACGATACCACCAGAGGAAGGCGGCGCAGCTGTCGTGATTTTATGCCCTTTATACTCTCCACGTATGGGATCTCGCTCGATTACTTTGTAGGCCGCCAGATCTTTCATCGTCCATATGCCGCCTGCCTTTTGTACTCCATCGACTAGCATCTGCGCTATGCGTCCCTGGTAAAAACCACCATTACCTTTCTTGGCTATAAAGTCCAGAGTTTGCGCGAGATCTTTCTGCTTAATGAGATGCCCTACCGGAGGAACATCACCATTTTTAAGAAAAAGCTTTTCACCTTCCGGCCAACGTTTGATTACATCTTTGCGAAATCCTGCAAGACGCTGGTAATACTCATCTACGGCGAATCCCTGTTTCGCCAGTTTTATTGCGGGGGCAAGCGTCTGCCTCAATTTTAATTTGCCGTATTTTTTCGAGAGGTGGACCATCGCCGCTGGCACGCCGGGGATTCCCGCTGACAACGGGCCATTCATGCTGAGATCGCTATTCACTTCGCCGTTCTTGTCGAGATACATATCCTTGTGTCCAGAGGAGGGCGTGGTTTCTCGGCCATCAATCATGGTTTCAAACCCATCACTCGCCCGATGAATCAACCAGAAGCCGCCTCCTCCCAGGCCGGAGCTATAGGGTTCGACAACTGCCAAGGCAGCGGTAACAGCAACTGCCGCGTCGAACGCATTACCACCTTGCGCGAAGATTTCCATCCCCGCTGCCGTCGCCAGTGGATGCGCAGAGGCAATAGCATTAGCGGGTGGTGTGCCTGCTCTTAAACCTGTTGATGCGAATACTAAGAACAACAATAAAAGATGTATCTTGCGAATAATCATCCAGCCATCTCCGACAAAAAAGGCCCTATCAGGGCCTTTATGTTTTTCAAAATTTTCCGCTCAGGAATTCTTTTCCATGAGTTTTTTATATTTATCCAGCAGTTGATCTTTTGTTTCCACTCGATCTGGGTCTTTAGGGATGCAATCGACCGGGCAAACCTCAACACACTGAGGCGTATCGTAGTGCCCCACACATTCCGTACACAAATCGGGATTTATCTCATAAATTTCATTGCCCTGAAAAATTGCCGCATTAGGACATTCAGGTTCACAAACATCGCAATTAATACATTCGTCAGTAATTTTTAAGGCCACAAAAACACTCCAACTGCTTGCCTACGGCGCGTGGGCGGCATCTTATCGCAATCTGTCCTGCAATGCAGCCATGACGTTTGAGTGGACAAACTTACTCACATCGCCACCATGAGAGGCTATTTCCCTTACCAGACTAGAGGATATATAAGCCACTTTTTCAGATGGCGTCATAAACACAGTTTCGATGTCCGGATCGAGACAACGGTTCATACCCGCAAGCTGAAATTCATAGTCAAAATCTGACACTGCGCGCAATCCTCGCAGAATTACCTGCGCAGAATTATCTCTGACGAAATCAACCAAGAGGGAATCGAACCCGGTCACCACCACATTTTCGACGCCAGTCAGCACTTGCTTCGCCAGTACCACCCGTTCATCGAGATTGAAGGTGGGTCGTTTGCTAGGATTCGCTGCAATCGCTACGATCACCTGGTCGAACAAACCCGCCGCTCGTTTAATCAGGTCGGAGTGTCCATTGGTTATAGGATCAAATGTCCCGGGATAAACCGCTTTCACCGACATAACATTGCGCTCCTGTTACAACGTAGTCCGTAGTGAATCATAAAAGATAGTTGCTAACAAATTTTAGACCGGTTTCACAATTTACCACCGCTAGCACTTTGAATTTGCGAAAAATGCTATCTATTCGTCACGCCAAAGCCTTGATCGGCTATAGCCAAACCGTAATTGACAGCACCCGCACGCTTGTTCCGAATAAGCTGCCAGTTATCCGGAAGTACAAGTTGCTCTAGTGAATACTCGGCTTCAAGATAGATATGTGCCGAGGGTAAAAGAATTGCAGATTTGGCCAACTGAAGACAAACGTCCTGTAACAAGTCTCTATGAAAGGGCGGATCGAGGAAAACCAGATCAAAGCCACTACCCTTATATTGAGCAAGAAAACTCAGCGCGCTCCCGCAGTGGATGCTTGCCGTATCGACTTTGAGTAACGACAAGTTTTCCTTTAACTGACGGCAGACAGATTTTTCCTGATCAACGAAAGTAACATTTGCAGCGCCGCGTGAAATACACTCAAATCCTAGTGCACCACTACCGGCAAACAGATCTAGACAATTCGCGCCAGCGACATAACTCTGCAACCAGTTAAACAATGTTTCCCGGTTGCGGTCCGTGCTTGGCCGTAAACCCTCGCTATCTACAAACGCCAAGCGACGCCCGCGAAATTCGCCGCCGATTATGCGTACGGAATTAGTTTGCTGCTTGCGCCGGGGTTTGGGCACCAACTATCACCGTCAACATGTTTTCTGGGTTTACTCGACGCATAAAGGCGTCTTTTATCTGATCAACAGAAACAGCCTGCACGCGTGCAATATAGGTATCCAGATAATCGAGTTCCAATCCATAAAAACCTATCGACGCCACTTGGTCGATGATCTTTTTATTGCTATCCATGCGCAAAGCATAACCGCCTACGATATTCTTTTTCGCCGACTCCAGTTGACGTGCCGATGGTCCGTTATTGATAAATTCGCTGAGTGTTTGGCGCATTACTTTTAACGCTTCTTGCGCCTGATCATTGCGTGTTTGTAATCCCATGATAAAAGGACCTTGCACTCGCATAGGCGCAAAATAGCTGTATGAACTATATGAAAGCCCACGTTTTTCCCGAATCTCATCACTCAATATCGATACCAGTCCGCTGCCACCGAGAATATGATTTCCCACATACAGTGCAAATTCGTCTGGATCAGAACGTTTCATCCCAGGTAGTGCGATACTGATATGACTTTGCGTCGAGGGAAAATCAACAACTACTTCTTCTGCCTGTTGACGATCTTTTACCTCAGGTAGAGGCTCCGCCGCTTTTCCAGGTTCAAGCTCGCCAACTATCGTCTTTGCCAGCGCTTCCGCGCTTTTTCTATCCATTGCACCGACGATTGCAACAATGGCATTGTTGCCCACCATGTATCGTCGATAATAGGCCATTAAATCGGTACGCTTTAATGCTTTGACGCTTTGTTCGGTTCCTTCTGGAATTGACGCATAAGGATGACCGCGATACAAATTTTCAAATAACTTTTCACCACTGATAGATTCAGGAGACTCTTTGTTCTGTTCCAGGGAAATCAACAAGCGCTTGCGTTCTCTTTCAAACGCATCTGCTGGAAAGGTAGGCTTACTCAATATGGTTGCAAACGTTTTGACAGCTGTGCCCATCCATTCCTTTTCAGACAACGTTCGTAGATTGAACACCGACATATCACGATGAGAGGAATTACTGAACTGCGCGCCTACGCTATCAAAGCGTTCGGCAATATTGTCCGCATCCCATCCGCCTGCGCCTTCGCTCATCATGCCATTCGTCATTAGCGCGATACCTGGCATAT is a genomic window of Gammaproteobacteria bacterium containing:
- the ggt gene encoding gamma-glutamyltransferase — encoded protein: MIIRKIHLLLLFLVFASTGLRAGTPPANAIASAHPLATAAGMEIFAQGGNAFDAAVAVTAALAVVEPYSSGLGGGGFWLIHRASDGFETMIDGRETTPSSGHKDMYLDKNGEVNSDLSMNGPLSAGIPGVPAAMVHLSKKYGKLKLRQTLAPAIKLAKQGFAVDEYYQRLAGFRKDVIKRWPEGEKLFLKNGDVPPVGHLIKQKDLAQTLDFIAKKGNGGFYQGRIAQMLVDGVQKAGGIWTMKDLAAYKVIERDPIRGEYKGHKITTAAPPSSGGIVLVDMLNILSAYDLEKMERVQRTHLIVEAMRRAYRDRSIYLGDPDFVKIPVDTLTSAQYAAGQRSSINPQKATPSNLLTGEPAPAESHHTTHFSIMDKAGNRVAATVTVNYPFGSGFVAKGTGVLLNDEMDDFSAKPGVPNAYGLVGAAANAIAPRKRPLSSMTPSFVESPDSVAVIGTPGGSRIITMVLLGLLDHASGNKPQSWVSLPRFHHQYLPDKIFYEDNAFDEIELDQLQERGHELEQARFRYGNMQAILWDKKDNKVYAASDPRAVGESKVVE
- a CDS encoding YfhL family 4Fe-4S dicluster ferredoxin, whose translation is MALKITDECINCDVCEPECPNAAIFQGNEIYEINPDLCTECVGHYDTPQCVEVCPVDCIPKDPDRVETKDQLLDKYKKLMEKNS
- the coaD gene encoding pantetheine-phosphate adenylyltransferase, which produces MSVKAVYPGTFDPITNGHSDLIKRAAGLFDQVIVAIAANPSKRPTFNLDERVVLAKQVLTGVENVVVTGFDSLLVDFVRDNSAQVILRGLRAVSDFDYEFQLAGMNRCLDPDIETVFMTPSEKVAYISSSLVREIASHGGDVSKFVHSNVMAALQDRLR
- the rsmD gene encoding 16S rRNA (guanine(966)-N(2))-methyltransferase RsmD — protein: MPKPRRKQQTNSVRIIGGEFRGRRLAFVDSEGLRPSTDRNRETLFNWLQSYVAGANCLDLFAGSGALGFECISRGAANVTFVDQEKSVCRQLKENLSLLKVDTASIHCGSALSFLAQYKGSGFDLVFLDPPFHRDLLQDVCLQLAKSAILLPSAHIYLEAEYSLEQLVLPDNWQLIRNKRAGAVNYGLAIADQGFGVTNR
- a CDS encoding insulinase family protein: MNKLVTTALFSVLCVATSVVFATPNIQHWKTDNGARVYFVQAAELPLVDVRVVFDAGAARDGDMPGIALMTNGMMSEGAGGWDADNIAERFDSVGAQFSNSSHRDMSVFNLRTLSEKEWMGTAVKTFATILSKPTFPADAFERERKRLLISLEQNKESPESISGEKLFENLYRGHPYASIPEGTEQSVKALKRTDLMAYYRRYMVGNNAIVAIVGAMDRKSAEALAKTIVGELEPGKAAEPLPEVKDRQQAEEVVVDFPSTQSHISIALPGMKRSDPDEFALYVGNHILGGSGLVSILSDEIREKRGLSYSSYSYFAPMRVQGPFIMGLQTRNDQAQEALKVMRQTLSEFINNGPSARQLESAKKNIVGGYALRMDSNKKIIDQVASIGFYGLELDYLDTYIARVQAVSVDQIKDAFMRRVNPENMLTVIVGAQTPAQAAN